A genomic segment from Streptomyces sp. NBC_01233 encodes:
- a CDS encoding MFS transporter: protein MSQFGSFLLVAQTSGSLATAGVVGGALSPGQVLFGPVLGRLADRHGQRSVILTAAAVNAVATAALVTGALTHLATVPLAAIGALTGASVPLIGPLARTRSVALARRAKADESVVGAVHALEGTLDEVSFVFGPALVGLAALLAHPAVALGGAAGLVAVFGTVYALHPTAAVTAGSPARGRGTGSRVRPPGVVYAVRGSLALQGAMFGACQAGITALTIRLGVPDQAAVVYSAMGVVSAAVGLSLGALPARFGLRLRWRVATGAALVLSVPLLFTDGLWPLYAVVTVLGAAYAPHLITAFALTERAVEPARLSTAMAFAASCLVAGQATALVVCGRLAEWYGPAGAFAVAVGAAALCLALALVTRVPAARTHTAAFVPGPRTASPVSGENGAAYAGR, encoded by the coding sequence ATGTCCCAGTTCGGAAGCTTCCTGCTGGTCGCCCAGACCAGCGGCTCGCTCGCGACCGCCGGCGTGGTCGGCGGCGCCCTCTCCCCCGGCCAGGTCCTCTTCGGACCCGTTCTCGGCCGGCTCGCCGACCGGCACGGGCAGCGGTCCGTCATCCTGACCGCCGCCGCCGTCAACGCGGTGGCCACCGCCGCCCTGGTCACGGGCGCCCTCACCCACCTGGCCACCGTGCCGCTCGCCGCGATCGGCGCCCTCACCGGCGCCTCCGTACCGCTGATCGGTCCGCTCGCCCGGACCCGCTCCGTGGCCCTGGCCCGCCGGGCCAAGGCCGACGAGAGCGTCGTGGGCGCCGTCCACGCCCTCGAAGGCACCCTGGACGAGGTCTCCTTCGTCTTCGGACCCGCCCTGGTCGGGCTCGCCGCGCTCCTCGCGCACCCGGCGGTCGCCCTCGGCGGCGCGGCCGGCCTCGTCGCCGTCTTCGGCACCGTCTACGCGCTGCACCCGACCGCCGCCGTCACGGCCGGGTCCCCCGCGCGAGGCCGCGGTACGGGCAGCCGGGTCCGGCCGCCCGGCGTGGTCTACGCCGTACGCGGCTCCCTCGCCCTCCAGGGCGCGATGTTCGGCGCCTGCCAGGCCGGCATCACCGCACTGACGATCCGCCTCGGCGTCCCGGACCAGGCCGCCGTCGTCTACTCCGCGATGGGAGTCGTCAGCGCCGCCGTCGGCCTCTCGCTCGGCGCGCTGCCCGCCCGCTTCGGACTGCGGCTGCGCTGGCGGGTGGCGACCGGAGCGGCCCTGGTGCTCTCGGTGCCCCTGCTGTTCACCGACGGCCTGTGGCCGCTGTACGCCGTCGTCACCGTGCTCGGGGCGGCCTACGCGCCCCACCTGATCACCGCATTCGCGCTCACCGAGCGGGCCGTGGAACCGGCCCGGCTCTCCACGGCGATGGCCTTCGCCGCCAGCTGCCTGGTGGCCGGCCAGGCCACCGCGCTCGTCGTCTGCGGACGCCTCGCCGAGTGGTACGGCCCCGCCGGGGCCTTCGCCGTGGCCGTCGGGGCCGCCGCGCTCTGCCTGGCCCTCGCCCTCGTCACCCGGGTGCCCGCCGCCCGTACGCACACCGCCGCCTTCGTTCCCGGCCCGCGGACCGCCTCGCCGGTGTCCGGCGAGAACGGTGCCGCCTACGCCGGGCGCTGA
- the glgX gene encoding glycogen debranching protein GlgX, producing MQVWPGQAYPLGATYDGAGTNFAVYSEAARRIELCLLHDDGSESAVELRETDAFVRHAYLPGVMPGQRYGFRVHGPYEPERGRRCNAAKLLLDPYARAISGRVTWSEAVYGYHFGRPDSRNDLDSAPHTMSSVVVNPYFDWANDRPPRHEYHHTVLYEAHVKGLTMRHPDLPEELRGTYGALAHPAVIGHLAKLGVTALELMPVHQFVNDHRLVNDGLSNYWGYNTIGFFAPHNGYASGDRGQQVLEFKSAVRALHEAGIEVILDVVYNHTAEGNHLGPTLSFRGLDNASYYRLADDPRHYMDTTGTGNSLLMRSPHVLQLIMDSLRYWVTEMHVDGFRFDLAATLARQFHEVDRLSSFFDLVQQDPVVSQVKLIAEPWDLGEGGYQVGNFPPLWTEWNGKYRDTVRDLWRGQPRTLAEFAGRLTGSSDLYQDDGRRPLASINFTTCHDGFTLNDLVSYNEKHNEANREGNRDGETHNRSWNCGVEGPSEDPEVVELRERQMRNFTATLMLSQGVPMLSHGDEFGRTQGGNNNAYCQDNELSWVRWPEPGKPPPSLLEFTRRMVWLRRDHPVFRRRRFFHGRPVEGTHDELSDIAWFTPHGEVMRARDWQAQHARALTVFLNGEAISEPGTRGERITDDSFLLMFNSGADPQDFTIPAGHGAQWHLVVDTARADVLPPGTGPQYAAGDRVALTGRSLVVLQRPA from the coding sequence ATGCAGGTCTGGCCGGGACAGGCGTATCCGCTCGGCGCCACTTACGACGGCGCCGGCACCAACTTCGCGGTCTACTCCGAGGCCGCCCGACGCATCGAGCTGTGCCTCCTCCACGACGACGGCTCGGAGTCCGCCGTGGAACTGCGCGAGACGGACGCCTTCGTCCGCCACGCGTACCTGCCCGGCGTCATGCCGGGCCAGCGCTACGGTTTCCGCGTGCACGGCCCGTACGAGCCCGAGCGGGGCCGGCGCTGCAACGCGGCGAAGCTGCTGCTGGACCCGTACGCGCGGGCCATCAGCGGCCGCGTGACGTGGAGCGAGGCGGTGTACGGATACCACTTCGGCCGGCCCGACTCGCGCAACGACCTGGACTCCGCCCCGCACACCATGAGCTCGGTCGTGGTGAACCCGTACTTCGACTGGGCCAACGACCGGCCGCCGCGCCACGAGTACCACCACACCGTGCTGTACGAGGCCCACGTCAAGGGTTTGACGATGCGCCATCCGGACCTGCCGGAGGAGCTGCGCGGCACGTACGGGGCGCTCGCGCACCCGGCGGTCATCGGCCACCTGGCCAAGCTCGGCGTGACGGCGCTGGAGCTGATGCCGGTGCACCAGTTCGTCAACGACCACCGGCTGGTCAACGACGGGCTGAGCAACTACTGGGGCTACAACACCATCGGCTTCTTCGCCCCGCACAACGGCTACGCCTCGGGTGACCGCGGCCAGCAGGTGCTGGAGTTCAAGTCGGCGGTGCGGGCCCTGCACGAGGCGGGGATCGAGGTGATCCTCGACGTGGTCTACAACCACACCGCGGAGGGGAACCACCTGGGCCCGACGCTGTCCTTCCGCGGGCTCGACAACGCCTCGTACTACCGGCTGGCGGACGATCCGCGGCACTACATGGACACCACCGGCACGGGGAACTCGCTGCTGATGCGCTCCCCGCACGTGCTCCAGCTGATCATGGACTCGCTTCGCTACTGGGTCACCGAGATGCACGTGGACGGTTTCCGCTTCGACCTGGCGGCGACACTGGCCCGCCAGTTCCACGAGGTGGACCGGCTGTCCTCGTTCTTCGACCTGGTCCAGCAGGATCCGGTGGTCAGCCAGGTGAAGCTGATCGCGGAGCCCTGGGACCTGGGCGAGGGCGGCTACCAGGTGGGCAACTTCCCGCCGCTGTGGACCGAGTGGAACGGCAAGTACCGGGACACCGTACGGGACCTCTGGCGCGGGCAGCCGCGCACGCTCGCGGAGTTCGCCGGGCGGCTGACCGGCTCCTCGGACCTGTACCAGGACGACGGGCGGCGGCCGCTGGCGTCGATCAACTTCACCACCTGCCACGACGGTTTCACCCTGAACGACCTGGTCTCGTACAACGAGAAGCACAACGAGGCCAACAGGGAGGGCAATCGCGACGGCGAGACCCACAACCGGTCCTGGAACTGCGGGGTGGAGGGGCCGAGCGAGGATCCGGAGGTCGTGGAGCTGCGCGAGCGCCAGATGCGCAACTTCACGGCCACCCTGATGCTGTCGCAGGGGGTGCCGATGCTCAGCCACGGCGACGAGTTCGGCCGTACCCAGGGCGGCAACAACAACGCGTACTGCCAGGACAACGAGTTGTCGTGGGTGCGCTGGCCGGAGCCGGGCAAACCGCCGCCGTCGCTGCTGGAGTTCACCCGGCGGATGGTGTGGCTGCGCCGCGACCACCCGGTCTTCCGGCGGCGGCGGTTCTTCCACGGCCGGCCGGTGGAGGGCACGCACGACGAGCTCTCCGACATCGCCTGGTTCACCCCGCACGGAGAGGTGATGCGGGCGCGCGACTGGCAGGCGCAGCACGCGCGGGCGCTGACCGTCTTCCTCAACGGGGAGGCGATCTCCGAGCCCGGCACCCGCGGGGAGCGGATCACCGACGACTCGTTCCTGCTGATGTTCAATTCGGGTGCGGATCCGCAGGACTTCACCATTCCGGCGGGGCACGGCGCGCAGTGGCACCTGGTGGTGGACACCGCGCGGGCGGACGTGCTGCCACCCGGCACCGGGCCGCAGTACGCGGCCGGCGACCGGGTGGCGCTGACGGGGCGGTCTCTGGTGGTGCTTCAGCGCCCGGCGTAG
- a CDS encoding SAV2148 family HEPN domain-containing protein, producing MSSGGLELPPGDSSHEGGPADAPGGVPGGAPAGIAAGAVSLAGGPAEAGSAGGPGSAGAELDWSAEAWSEVRTRAQRAGRAYIWLNLIEQRLRSVVGAVLRPIYEPVHGGDDWVVAAAGPAGQEWVQRAVAVREVSRRKGYLLDSADDNVLSFLTLPQLRELMVQHWPCFEPYFDDRREIELALDELEVTRNVVSRNRALSRPVLEQAERASARLLEVLGGGAGSPSADRLPIDAVEDLVGDRYADVISVHPDRVRLQRQLPAEDLFGGARRLDAIGIGLNLLVQNFSGRRLVRLTEAGCRVRLLFLNPASSAVKRRERELGLRKGELSRSVEMNILHVRRVRAGLRDPSRFEIHVFDETPRFTAYLVEGNSSGIAVVQSYLRRARGMESPVLVLRGGGRGVPKDADHGLFATYREEFESMWEDSRPVS from the coding sequence GTGAGCTCGGGAGGTCTGGAGCTGCCCCCTGGTGACAGCAGTCACGAGGGTGGCCCGGCGGACGCCCCAGGTGGTGTCCCCGGCGGGGCACCGGCGGGGATCGCGGCCGGAGCGGTCTCCCTGGCGGGCGGACCGGCGGAGGCCGGGAGCGCGGGCGGGCCGGGATCCGCCGGCGCCGAACTGGACTGGAGCGCGGAGGCCTGGAGCGAGGTCCGCACCCGGGCCCAGCGGGCCGGCCGGGCATACATCTGGCTCAACCTGATCGAACAGCGGCTGCGCTCGGTCGTCGGGGCGGTGCTCCGGCCGATCTACGAGCCGGTGCACGGCGGGGACGACTGGGTGGTCGCGGCCGCCGGACCCGCCGGGCAGGAGTGGGTGCAGCGGGCCGTGGCCGTGCGCGAGGTCAGCCGGCGCAAGGGCTACCTGCTCGACTCGGCCGACGACAACGTGCTGAGCTTCCTGACCCTGCCCCAGCTGCGGGAGCTGATGGTCCAGCACTGGCCGTGCTTCGAACCGTACTTCGACGACCGGCGCGAGATCGAGCTGGCCCTGGACGAGCTGGAGGTCACCCGCAACGTCGTCTCCCGCAACCGGGCGCTGTCACGGCCCGTGCTGGAACAGGCGGAACGGGCCTCGGCGCGTCTCCTGGAGGTCCTGGGCGGCGGCGCCGGCAGCCCCTCGGCGGACCGCCTGCCGATCGACGCCGTCGAGGACCTGGTGGGCGACCGGTACGCGGACGTCATCTCGGTCCACCCGGACCGGGTGCGCCTGCAGCGGCAGCTCCCCGCGGAGGACCTCTTCGGGGGTGCGCGGCGGCTCGACGCCATCGGCATAGGGCTCAACCTGCTGGTCCAGAACTTCTCGGGCCGAAGACTCGTCCGGCTGACGGAGGCCGGCTGCCGGGTGCGGCTGCTGTTCCTGAACCCGGCGAGCAGCGCGGTCAAGCGGCGCGAGCGGGAGCTGGGGCTGCGCAAGGGCGAGCTGAGCCGCTCGGTGGAGATGAACATCCTGCACGTCCGCCGGGTCCGGGCCGGCCTGCGGGACCCCTCGCGCTTCGAGATCCACGTCTTCGACGAGACCCCGCGCTTCACCGCCTACCTGGTGGAGGGGAACTCCTCGGGCATCGCGGTGGTCCAGTCGTACCTGCGGCGGGCGCGCGGGATGGAATCCCCCGTCCTCGTCCTGCGGGGCGGCGGGCGCGGCGTGCCGAAGGACGCGGACCACGGGCTGTTCGCGACGTACCGGGAGGAGTTCGAGTCGATGTGGGAGGACTCCCGCCCCGTGTCCTGA
- a CDS encoding exonuclease domain-containing protein, with amino-acid sequence MSWISGPMVAFDLETTGTDIESDRIVTAAVVAMEPDGRVARTRTWLVDPGVAIPEQASAIHGISTEHARTEGAPAAPAIAEITQTLADGLSSGTPLVVMNARYDLSLLDRECRRHGIAPLADRLRGRPAHVIDPLVLDKHADRYRKGRRTLQALCEHYGVTLDDAHNAAADALAAARAARRVGAQHASIGSIELADLHELQIRAAAQQAQSLQSYLRRTSDPEAIVEPAWPVVPHRAS; translated from the coding sequence ATGAGCTGGATCAGCGGGCCGATGGTGGCCTTCGACCTGGAGACGACCGGGACCGACATCGAGTCGGACCGCATCGTCACCGCCGCGGTGGTGGCCATGGAGCCGGACGGCCGGGTCGCGCGGACCCGCACGTGGCTGGTCGACCCCGGCGTGGCCATCCCGGAGCAGGCGTCGGCGATCCACGGCATCTCCACGGAGCACGCCCGCACGGAGGGCGCGCCGGCCGCACCGGCGATCGCGGAGATCACGCAGACCCTCGCCGACGGGCTGAGCTCGGGCACTCCGCTCGTGGTGATGAACGCCCGCTACGACCTGTCGCTGCTGGACCGCGAGTGCCGCCGGCACGGGATCGCACCGCTGGCCGACCGGCTGCGGGGCAGGCCCGCGCACGTCATCGACCCGCTGGTCCTCGACAAGCACGCGGACCGGTACAGGAAGGGCAGGCGGACCCTCCAGGCCCTCTGCGAGCACTACGGCGTGACCCTCGACGACGCGCACAACGCGGCCGCGGACGCCCTCGCGGCGGCGCGCGCGGCGCGCCGGGTGGGCGCGCAGCACGCGTCCATAGGCTCGATCGAGCTGGCGGACCTGCACGAGCTCCAGATCCGCGCGGCCGCCCAGCAGGCGCAGTCGCTGCAGAGCTACCTCCGCCGCACCTCGGACCCCGAGGCGATAGTCGAGCCGGCGTGGCCGGTGGTCCCGCACAGGGCGAGCTAG
- a CDS encoding phosphotransferase enzyme family protein — translation MDEAQARRTLKAAGLTQATRGAAREPDLLAFGENAVFAVGDLVVKVGREAALLARAERELAVAGWFAAAGIPAVRAAEPEPRLVDGHPLTLWHRLPDAVRPANATDLAVLLRAVHALTAPPFALPARDLLGGVERWLRLAGDAIDPADAAYLRARRDAYAGEVAALTPHLPPGPVHGDALPRNVHVGPDGPALVDLETVSNDLREHDLVVMALSRDRYGMPAEEYGAFVSAYGWDVRDWAGCAVLRGARETASCAWVAQHAPSNPGARAEFRRRVRSLRDGDPQMRWHSF, via the coding sequence ATGGACGAAGCGCAGGCCAGGCGGACGCTGAAGGCGGCGGGCCTCACGCAGGCGACCCGGGGGGCGGCCCGCGAGCCGGACCTCCTCGCCTTCGGCGAGAACGCCGTCTTCGCCGTCGGCGACCTGGTGGTGAAGGTGGGCCGGGAGGCGGCGCTGCTGGCGCGGGCCGAGCGGGAACTCGCGGTGGCCGGCTGGTTCGCGGCGGCCGGGATCCCGGCGGTCCGCGCGGCCGAGCCGGAGCCGCGGCTGGTGGATGGGCATCCGCTGACGCTGTGGCACCGGCTCCCGGACGCGGTCCGGCCGGCGAACGCCACGGACCTGGCCGTGCTGCTGCGCGCCGTCCACGCCCTGACCGCACCGCCGTTCGCCCTGCCCGCGCGGGACCTGCTGGGCGGGGTCGAGCGCTGGCTGCGGCTGGCGGGGGACGCGATCGACCCGGCGGACGCGGCGTACCTGCGGGCCCGCCGGGACGCCTACGCCGGTGAGGTGGCGGCCCTGACCCCGCACCTCCCGCCGGGCCCGGTCCACGGCGACGCCCTGCCCCGCAACGTCCACGTGGGCCCGGACGGCCCGGCCCTGGTCGACCTGGAGACCGTCTCGAACGATCTGCGCGAGCACGACCTGGTGGTGATGGCCCTCTCGCGCGACCGGTACGGCATGCCCGCCGAGGAGTACGGGGCGTTCGTCTCGGCGTACGGGTGGGACGTCCGCGACTGGGCGGGCTGCGCGGTCCTGCGCGGGGCCCGGGAGACGGCCAGCTGCGCCTGGGTCGCCCAGCACGCCCCGAGCAACCCGGGGGCGCGGGCCGAGTTCCGCCGCCGCGTGAGGTCCCTCAGGGACGGCGATCCCCAGATGCGCTGGCATTCGTTCTAG
- a CDS encoding FUSC family protein yields the protein MGADRDAGAARGPSGVARRAARTTLAACAGFFLFLYGLDQPVAATYALFGVVSMAALSHIPGTGPQRAQVIARTMPVAWVLVTIGTYLAVHTWSAVAGMLVIGFFLAFVAVAGPRASGAAPGLQLLYILPCFPPYAPDTLDERLMGLTCGLVLLILAEAYVLPELRGPTYRQLAADAAETAARCAGELGRAPYRLSAAGAQAARAAGESLRPFRLPEAERPAGPGLRDRGLAHAGLAARTLLNRMVNLPAPPPQRTPPEQAPGVPAAVGAAAAECAALLRGTGDSTDAAGALRGVRERAVAVDEQPAGEALGVRRAALLEVADAAVAFTTAAELAVRGRRARLPAETDAGRFWYAGRRAPSLWWHRLAAHAGPRSVHFQNAVRLSLALAAARTIAGIDSLPHGFWAMLAVLSLTRTTVSQTRATVGQALTGTLLGALTTGGLLALIGGNSAVYAVALPFVMFVAFRVGPVRGVGWAQGMFTLVVSFVFAQLAPVTWRLAEIRMLDVVIGSLIGIVFGLLAWPRGAQVELHRAVALLLAEAADTVKSTAAAVAAGGPGHLPDDGPLQRALLLAESAFSQRQSEPRAPVGVPADWQAALMTGHHVLWGSRRLHARGGPPLEPSQQTRLRARSTQVATGLRATSSLASTTSPPPHTNRPAHADLPAGTDVAADRDRPPATAGPPPGTIRPADTIRPADTIRPADTIRPADTDLPVGTHHPVPVDRPTAAPPSNGPPAPGPGHPSPSGPSPAPGPGPTPGPAPAPGSGPEAAPAPAPGPVAGGAGAGVALPRFYAALAWLDSLTNDVERITAPTRGSGGSDGTTA from the coding sequence ATGGGCGCCGACCGTGACGCAGGCGCCGCCCGCGGCCCCAGCGGCGTGGCGCGGCGCGCCGCCCGCACGACCCTCGCCGCGTGCGCCGGGTTCTTCCTCTTCCTGTACGGGCTGGACCAGCCCGTAGCGGCGACGTACGCCCTCTTCGGGGTCGTGTCGATGGCCGCCCTCTCGCACATCCCCGGCACCGGCCCCCAGCGGGCGCAGGTCATCGCCCGGACGATGCCGGTGGCCTGGGTGCTGGTCACGATCGGCACCTACCTCGCGGTGCACACCTGGAGCGCCGTGGCCGGCATGCTGGTCATCGGCTTCTTCCTCGCCTTCGTGGCCGTGGCCGGGCCCCGGGCGTCGGGCGCCGCGCCCGGACTCCAGCTGCTCTACATCCTGCCGTGCTTCCCGCCCTACGCCCCGGACACCCTCGACGAGCGGCTGATGGGGCTGACCTGCGGCCTCGTACTGCTGATCCTCGCCGAGGCCTACGTACTGCCCGAGCTCCGCGGCCCCACCTACCGGCAGCTGGCCGCCGACGCCGCCGAAACCGCCGCCCGCTGCGCCGGCGAGCTGGGCCGCGCCCCGTACAGGCTGTCCGCCGCCGGGGCGCAGGCGGCCCGGGCGGCCGGGGAGTCGCTGCGGCCCTTCCGGCTCCCCGAGGCCGAGCGCCCCGCCGGGCCGGGGCTGCGGGACCGCGGGCTCGCGCATGCGGGCCTGGCCGCCCGCACGCTCCTGAACCGCATGGTGAACCTGCCCGCGCCGCCCCCGCAGCGCACGCCGCCGGAGCAGGCGCCCGGGGTGCCGGCAGCGGTCGGCGCGGCCGCCGCCGAGTGCGCGGCCCTGCTGCGCGGCACCGGCGACTCCACCGACGCGGCCGGCGCCCTGCGGGGCGTACGGGAACGGGCCGTGGCGGTGGACGAGCAGCCGGCGGGCGAGGCGCTGGGCGTGCGGCGGGCCGCGCTGCTGGAGGTGGCGGACGCCGCCGTCGCCTTCACCACGGCGGCCGAACTGGCGGTACGGGGCCGCCGCGCGCGACTCCCGGCCGAGACCGACGCGGGCCGCTTCTGGTACGCCGGCCGGCGCGCGCCCAGCCTGTGGTGGCACCGGCTGGCCGCCCACGCAGGGCCGCGGTCGGTGCACTTCCAGAACGCCGTCCGGCTCAGTCTCGCGCTCGCGGCCGCCCGTACGATCGCGGGCATCGACTCCCTGCCCCACGGCTTCTGGGCGATGCTCGCCGTGCTCAGCCTGACCCGGACCACGGTCTCCCAGACACGGGCGACCGTGGGCCAGGCACTCACCGGCACACTGCTCGGCGCCCTCACCACCGGCGGCCTGCTGGCCCTGATCGGGGGGAACAGCGCCGTCTACGCCGTCGCCCTGCCGTTCGTCATGTTCGTGGCCTTCCGGGTCGGGCCGGTGCGCGGTGTGGGCTGGGCCCAGGGCATGTTCACGCTCGTCGTGTCCTTCGTCTTCGCGCAACTGGCGCCGGTGACCTGGCGGCTGGCCGAGATCAGGATGCTGGACGTGGTCATCGGCAGCCTGATCGGCATCGTGTTCGGACTGCTCGCCTGGCCGCGGGGGGCGCAGGTGGAGCTGCACCGGGCGGTCGCCCTGCTGCTGGCGGAGGCGGCCGACACGGTCAAGAGCACCGCCGCCGCCGTCGCGGCCGGCGGGCCGGGACACCTCCCCGACGACGGGCCGCTCCAGCGCGCGCTGCTGCTGGCGGAGTCGGCGTTCTCGCAGCGCCAGAGCGAGCCGAGGGCCCCCGTCGGCGTCCCCGCGGACTGGCAGGCGGCCCTGATGACGGGCCACCACGTGCTGTGGGGTTCGCGCCGCCTCCACGCCCGCGGAGGCCCACCCCTGGAGCCGTCCCAGCAGACACGCCTCCGAGCCCGGTCAACGCAGGTGGCCACCGGCCTGCGCGCCACCTCGTCCCTGGCATCCACCACATCCCCACCACCGCACACGAACCGTCCGGCGCACGCGGACCTGCCGGCGGGCACGGACGTGGCAGCGGACAGGGACCGGCCGCCGGCCACGGCCGGGCCGCCTCCGGGCACGATCCGTCCGGCGGACACGATCCGTCCGGCGGACACGATCCGTCCGGCGGACACGATCCGTCCGGCGGACACGGACCTGCCGGTGGGCACGCATCATCCGGTGCCGGTGGACCGGCCGACAGCCGCCCCACCGTCGAACGGACCGCCCGCCCCCGGCCCGGGGCACCCGTCCCCGTCCGGTCCGAGCCCCGCACCAGGCCCGGGGCCCACCCCCGGCCCGGCGCCCGCGCCCGGATCCGGCCCGGAGGCGGCACCCGCACCCGCACCCGGCCCGGTCGCCGGCGGCGCGGGGGCCGGGGTTGCTCTGCCGCGGTTCTATGCCGCCCTGGCCTGGCTGGACTCGCTGACCAACGACGTCGAGCGCATCACCGCGCCCACCCGCGGTTCCGGCGGGTCGGACGGGACGACGGCCTGA
- a CDS encoding DUF1697 domain-containing protein gives MTKKATTTKYAALLRGINVGGSKKVPMAELRSVLEELGHGDVQTYLQSGNAVFSSEKRDPAALARELEAAIEARFGFRVACLVVDGAYLRAVADACPFPAAELEGRQLHATFFSEQPGAERFAALDEASYLPEEYRLGDRVLYLYAPNGLGRSKLAESLAKPAVVKGIDVTTRNWNTVAKLVELTEG, from the coding sequence ATGACGAAGAAGGCCACGACCACGAAGTACGCGGCGCTGCTGCGCGGCATCAACGTCGGCGGGAGCAAGAAGGTCCCGATGGCGGAGCTGCGCTCCGTGCTGGAGGAGCTCGGCCACGGCGACGTACAGACGTACCTGCAGAGCGGGAACGCCGTCTTCAGCAGTGAGAAGAGGGACCCGGCGGCGCTCGCCCGGGAACTGGAGGCGGCCATCGAGGCCCGCTTCGGCTTCCGGGTGGCCTGCCTGGTGGTGGACGGGGCGTACCTGCGCGCCGTCGCCGACGCCTGCCCCTTCCCGGCCGCGGAGCTGGAGGGCAGACAGCTCCACGCGACCTTCTTCTCCGAACAGCCGGGCGCGGAGCGCTTCGCCGCGCTCGACGAGGCCTCGTACCTTCCCGAGGAGTACCGGCTCGGCGACCGCGTCCTCTACCTCTACGCCCCCAACGGCCTGGGCCGCTCCAAACTGGCCGAGTCCCTCGCCAAGCCCGCCGTCGTCAAGGGCATCGACGTGACCACCCGAAACTGGAACACCGTCGCCAAACTCGTGGAGCTGACCGAAGGCTGA
- a CDS encoding ketopantoate reductase family protein, which translates to MRYIIIGAGAVGATIGGRLAEAGGEVVLVARGEHAEALRADGLRLTTADGERVDRLPVVTGPDEIGELRPDDVLLLAVKTQHAVAALDAWGDAEVAGGGTAAQRLPVLCAQNGVESERLALRRFARVYGVCVWLPATFLEPGVVSALCAPLTGILHVGRAAGGADALCRAVAADLGKAGFEAPVVEDVMRWKYAKLLGNLGNALQATTGPEPDPAKAALLLRAVREAKAVFGAAGIAYASDAEQSLARDGKVNQPPGVRGGSSWQSLARGTGSVEADYLNGEISLLGRLHGIATPVNDVLRHAANIFAREGLPPGAMSIEDLTTLADEATARA; encoded by the coding sequence ATGCGTTACATCATCATCGGCGCGGGCGCCGTGGGCGCCACCATCGGCGGACGGCTCGCGGAGGCGGGCGGCGAGGTCGTCCTCGTCGCGCGCGGCGAGCACGCGGAGGCCCTGCGGGCCGACGGGCTGCGCCTGACCACGGCCGACGGGGAGCGGGTCGACCGGCTGCCCGTGGTCACCGGACCGGACGAGATCGGCGAACTGCGCCCCGACGACGTGCTGTTGCTGGCGGTGAAGACCCAGCACGCGGTCGCCGCGCTCGACGCGTGGGGCGACGCGGAGGTCGCGGGCGGCGGCACGGCGGCGCAGCGGCTGCCGGTGCTGTGCGCGCAGAACGGAGTGGAGAGCGAGCGGCTGGCGCTACGGCGCTTCGCGCGCGTGTACGGGGTGTGCGTATGGCTGCCCGCGACCTTCCTGGAGCCGGGCGTGGTCTCGGCGCTGTGCGCGCCGCTGACCGGCATCCTGCACGTGGGCCGGGCGGCGGGCGGCGCGGACGCCCTGTGCCGGGCCGTCGCGGCGGACCTCGGGAAGGCCGGCTTCGAGGCGCCGGTGGTCGAGGACGTGATGCGGTGGAAGTACGCGAAGCTGCTGGGCAACCTGGGCAACGCCCTCCAGGCGACGACCGGCCCGGAGCCGGACCCGGCGAAGGCGGCGCTGCTGCTGCGGGCGGTGCGCGAGGCGAAGGCCGTCTTCGGGGCGGCGGGCATCGCGTACGCCTCGGACGCGGAGCAGTCGCTGGCACGGGACGGGAAGGTGAACCAGCCGCCCGGGGTCCGGGGCGGGTCGTCCTGGCAGAGCCTGGCGCGGGGGACGGGCTCGGTGGAGGCGGACTATCTCAACGGGGAGATCTCCCTGCTGGGCCGGCTGCACGGGATCGCGACCCCCGTCAACGACGTCCTGCGGCACGCGGCGAACATCTTCGCCCGTGAGGGCCTCCCGCCGGGCGCGATGTCCATCGAGGACCTCACCACCCTGGCCGACGAGGCCACCGCCCGCGCCTAG